The Sporichthyaceae bacterium DNA segment GTCGGCGGCGGGGTGCGCGCTCGCCCGGCAGGCCCGACGGGCAGGCACGGTCTCGTTGCGGGCCAGCGCGGCGGTGGCCACCGGGCCGAGCAGTTCAGCGATCCCGTCGGCGGTGTAGTCCGCGGCGAGAAAGCCGGCGCGCAAGGCGGCCAGGTCCTGGCGTTGCTGCGGGTCGAGGCGACGTGGCACGGCCACATCCTGCCGGGCCCGCAACACCGACTGCGGGCATGATTGGCACATGGCCCATTCCGACGACGAGATCGAACGGCTGCTCGCCGAAACCGAGCGCGCGTTGGGCAATCCGTCGTCGCGGTCGGCCGCGCCGCCGCCGGCCGACGTCGCGCGCGCGCCGAGCGTGTTCGAGACCTCGGTGCGGGTCAGTGCGATCTCCGGGCTGATCGCCGCGGCGGTGGTGTTCGCGGTGTTCGCGGTACTCCCGTTCCTGGGCGCGTTCTCCGGCGCCGCTGGGGCGTTCGTGACCACGTTCTTCATCGTGCTGGGCCAGCGCATCACCGGGCGCCGGAAGAAGTAATGAGTGCCTGTGCGACGGAGCGTCAGCACGGCAGGGCCAACCGACGCGATGTCATACTGGCGACGTCCAGGCAAACTACCAGTGAGTAGGAGGCCCTCCGCCGTGGGCGTGTTCGGCAAGCTGACCCGGTCCGTCGTGGCCGGTCAGGAGCGTTCGCGCGGCGGCGTGCGCCAGGTATATCGAGTGGCCCGGGCCCTGGACCGCAGCGGCGGGGTACAGGAGGTCAACGGCGGGGTTGCCCGAGAGATCGTCGCCGCCCGCCGTCGCTTTGTGCTCCGTGAGGACCTGGTCCGGGACGGTCAGCGCTGGTGTGTGCCGCTGGGCGAGAAGATGCCGCGCGACGTGACCATGGCCAACTTCGAGATCGTCGACACGGCGTTGAAAGCGGCCGGCATTCAGGCGTTCTCGGTGCGCGGGCTGGTCTCGACCAAAGAGGTCGTGGCGGTCGACGTCAAACGCCGCGAGGAGGTGTTGCAGGCACTGGCCGACACCTGGCGCGACGAGCCGGTGCTCATCCAGGCGGTGCTCAAGGGCGAACGCTCCCGGCGACTGGAATTGCCGGTGGCGGCGGCGGCGGTGTCGCCGGGGGTGGCCGGCGCCGGGGTGGTCCGGGTGTGGCGGTACTACCGCAGCGCCACGGGCACGCTGCTGCTCGGTCCGAACTTCGCCTGCGAGATCGAGTTCTGGTCCACCGACAAGAAGACCCGCGTGGTGCGCGCGCCGCGGCCCAACGTTGCCGCGGACATCCTGACCACTGCCGACACCGAGTTGGTCGAGAGCACCGTGGGCGACCGGCCCTACCCCACCGCCAAGGTCTTCACCCGGCGGATGCTGGAGGACATCACCTTCCCGATCGACGCGGTCTACACCTGGGTCGACGGTGAGGACCCGGTGTGGCGAGAGAAGATGTTGCGGGCCCGCGCCGCGGCGGACGGTCGGGAGTACCACCCGTTGGCGCACGGCGACCACCGCTTCGTGCAGCGTGACGAGCTGAAGTTCTCGCTGCGTTCGGTGGCCATGTACGCGCCGTGGATCCGGCACATCTACCTGGTGACCGACAACCAGTGTCCGGACTGGCTGGATCGCAACCACCCGAAGATCACCCTGGTCGACCACAAGGACATCTTCGACGACCACAGTGTGCTGCCGGTGTTCAACTCCAACGCGATCATCAGCCGGTTGCACCACATTCCCGGGCTGGGCGAGCACTACATCTTCTTCAATGACGACTTCTTCCTCGGCCGGCCGCTGACGCCCAGTCAGTTCTTCACCCCGCACGGGATGGCGCTGGTCTCCCCGTCCCGCAATCGGCGGCCGTTCGGCGCCGCGGCGGCCAGCGACGAGCCGCACTTCAACCTCAGCCGGAACATTCGCGCACTGATCCAGCAAGAGTTCGGCGTCACCATCTCGCACGCCATCAAGCACACGCCGTACCCGCAGCTGCGCAGCGTGCACGAGGAGATGGAGG contains these protein-coding regions:
- a CDS encoding stealth conserved region 3 domain-containing protein codes for the protein MSRRPSAVGVFGKLTRSVVAGQERSRGGVRQVYRVARALDRSGGVQEVNGGVAREIVAARRRFVLREDLVRDGQRWCVPLGEKMPRDVTMANFEIVDTALKAAGIQAFSVRGLVSTKEVVAVDVKRREEVLQALADTWRDEPVLIQAVLKGERSRRLELPVAAAAVSPGVAGAGVVRVWRYYRSATGTLLLGPNFACEIEFWSTDKKTRVVRAPRPNVAADILTTADTELVESTVGDRPYPTAKVFTRRMLEDITFPIDAVYTWVDGEDPVWREKMLRARAAADGREYHPLAHGDHRFVQRDELKFSLRSVAMYAPWIRHIYLVTDNQCPDWLDRNHPKITLVDHKDIFDDHSVLPVFNSNAIISRLHHIPGLGEHYIFFNDDFFLGRPLTPSQFFTPHGMALVSPSRNRRPFGAAAASDEPHFNLSRNIRALIQQEFGVTISHAIKHTPYPQLRSVHEEMEAKFAEIYRATVSSRFRHHEDIVADQLFHYYAQAIGKAVPSQLRYDYVNIGVAAEMPRLRRLLNSRDKDVFCLNDAPELGDSTPPEGAVRQILADYYPVPCEFEKR